In the Podospora pseudocomata strain CBS 415.72m chromosome 5, whole genome shotgun sequence genome, one interval contains:
- a CDS encoding hypothetical protein (EggNog:ENOG503NZ3K; COG:S), producing MRLLNTETLNLETFYDKIPVYAIISHTWESDEVLFQDIKNGTAERRDGFAKVKGAVGQAVKDGFKYTLSEAINSMFRWYREAQVCYAYLSDVNHDDDHRAKESGFGLSRWFTRGWTLQELIAPPVVYFFASDWQEIGSRHGLLELIVDITRIHHGFFISGNLSIFQRCSEDVLSG from the exons ATGCGTCTCCTCAACACAGAGACGCTCAATCTTGAGACCTTTTACGATAAAATTCCTGTTTACGCTATCATTTCACACACGTGGGAAAGTGACGAGGTGCTGTTCCAGGACATTAAGAATGGGACCGCAGAGAGGAGAGACGGGTTTGCCAAGGTGAAGGGAGCGGTTGGACAAGCTGTCAAGGATGGATTCAAGTACACT CTCTCAGAGgccatcaactccatgttTCGGTGGTATCGCGAAGCTCAGGTCTGCTATGCCTACCTGAGCGACGTCAATCACGACGATGACCACCGTGCCAAAGAGAGTGGCTTCGGGCTTTCTCGATGGTTCACCCGTGGTTGGACGCTTCAAGAACTTATCGCTCCTCCAGTCGTATACTTCTTTGCTTCAGACTGGCAAGAGATAGGTTCAAGGCACGGCCTCCTGGAACTTATTGTCGATATTACGCGCATCCACCACGGGTTTTTCATCTCCGGAAACCTATCCATATTTCAGCGCTGCTCAGAAGATGTCTTGAGCGGCTGA
- a CDS encoding hypothetical protein (EggNog:ENOG503P1CC; COG:S) — protein MLFRNLRAIQLLVALLALVQSGCCQDTTEILVEKLQWTAPRKELTAHFLENTNGPWEQLSTLLGTYDLSNITKDQIILPMYPSPWTNISTIWWTRVVDYQKMEEFYRENRWVTGYVASSWDPSIQAGARLPDWDLSMPYGNGNLTEFLHVKTPLIALNHSKLYLEAEIAIEFTHGDMLALAPPGDGEPGSRSIIQQVKDAGRIRSNSFGLYVGRPDWKLPGKMFLGGYDSNRIKGDFLMFDTMDQPEFVHQGYLPRLYLSDVTLGSFEKSRDGFAFDWATRESPNRTIMGEISESSRMTNLSLLQLPRPAAPERRQFFEVEGHIPGAALVVPDPTIPHIYLPPNTCDNAAKDLPIHWDDRLKLWLWDTSDPGYKRLMKAPAYMGFTLQNAFSPGSVKVKSLTIQVPLWLLDIEMDTRLNGIDAKLRYFPCKSAEAWEGYYKLGRAFLQSAFLGVNYDDNLFYMAQTIGPDVFDPKERLISFRPEFQEHAGKHDRDAEWIQYWASYWNRDDDDRG, from the exons ATGCTTTTCCGCAACCTACGGGCAATCCAGCTGCTTGTAGCCCTACTTGCCCTGGTGCAATCAGGATGCTGCCAGGACACCACCGAGATCCTCGTCGAAAAGCTTCAATGGACTGCTCCACGAAAAGAACTGACCGCACATTTTCTCGAAAACACCAACGGGCCATGGGAGCAGCTCTCGACCCTGTTGGGGACTTACGATTTGTCCAACATTACAAAAGACCAGATTATCTTGCCAATGTATCCCTCACCGTGGACCAACATCTCAACAATCTGGTGGACTAGAGTTGTTGACTACCAGAAGATGGAAGAGTTTTACCGAGAGAATCGCTGGGTAACAGGTTACGTTGCCTCAAGTTGGGATCCTTCCATCCAAGCGGGTGCCAGGCTGCCGGACTGGGATCTATCTATGCCatacggcaacggcaacctTACAGAATTCCTCCACGTCAAAACCCCTCTTATTGCCCTCAACCACTCCAAGCTGTACCTAGAAGCCGAGATTGCCATCGAGTTTACACACGGAGATATGCTTGCTCTTGCGCCCCCTGGAGATGGAGAACCTGGTTCGCGCAGCATTATCCAGCAGGTCAAAGACGCCGGCCGAATCCGCAGCAACTCCTTTGGACTGTACGTGGGACGACCGGACTGGAAGTTGCCCGGCAAGATGTTCCTGGGAGGATATGACAGTAACCGGATAAAGGGGGACTTTCTCATGTTCGACACCATGGACCAGCCCGAGTTCGTCCATCAGGGCTATCTTCCGCGATTGTACCTGAGTGACGTAACATTGGGCTCCTTTGAGAAATCTCGAGACGGGTTTGCCTTTGACTGGGCCACCCGCGAGAGCCCCAACCGGACCATCATGGGCGAGATATCCGAGTCCAGTCGAATGACCAATTTGAGTCTCTTGCAACTTCCCCGACCGGCAGCACCCGAGAGGAGGCAATTTTTTGAAGTCGAAGGGCACATACCTGGCGCTGCGTTGGTTGTGCCGGACCCGACGATACCCCACATATACCTGCCCCCGAACACCTGCGACAACGCGGCGAAGGATCTTCCGATTCACTGGGATGACAGGCTCAAGCTTTGGCTGTGGGACACGTCCGACCCCGGGTATAAACGCCTCATGAAGGCTCCGGCATATATGGGGTTTACCTTGCAGAACGCGTTCAGTCCCGGATCTGTCAAGGTCAAATCGCTCACGATCCAGGTACCCCTGTGGCTTCTCGACATCGAAATGGACACCCGGCTCAATGGCATTGACGCGAAACTTCGGTACTTCCCCTGCAAGTCAGCAGAAGCTTGGGAGGGCTACTATAAGCTAGGCCGCGCCTTTCTTCAGTCTGCCTTTCTCGGCGTCAACTACGACGACAATTTGTTTTACATGGCGCAGACAATTGGTCCCGACGTATTTGACCCCAAGGAGAGGTTAATAAGTTTCCGCCCTGAATTTCAGGAGCATGCCGGGAAGCACGACAGGGACGCGGAGTGGATTCAGTATTGGGCCAGCTACTGGAATCGCGATGACGATGACCGAGGAT GA
- a CDS encoding hypothetical protein (EggNog:ENOG503P15Y) — MADAGPPSPEAIAAAVAAARTFNITLWTLYAIGVCTTALRTYSRFDQVGFSNFETDDYLVWVAVLLYTLQACLGYQIGNLAQGLANNGMTDEQRMSLLPSDPEWDRRVIGSKVQVMGWTSYSTLMLVLKLAMLFFYLRLTNGLGRRYRMRVHAGFVLIIAGWLASVLAVFVGCMPFHKYWQINPNPGNSCQPAIAGPIVWASFAANVTSDIYLIIIPLPLLWGSRLRLVEKIGSTLVLSAGIFVLVCATLKTIFVITDDVNGAELAGAWGTREAFVAVVTTNLPMVFPLFKSWLRPLFGSTSQRTTDNKYKTPEGFRSIGGGGGGSNSHSQFRRGNGNTSNILTNVTFTESEERIVNEIKMQNMKTDVSGGARSMHTKEADHKGIVVLTEFDVSEDARSVQNSEAPAPAKPKETW; from the exons ATGGCAGACGCAGGCCCACCATCTCCCGAGGCCatcgcggcggcggtggccgCTGCGCGGACATTCAACATCACTCTCTGGACGCTGTATGCGATAGGCGTATGCACTACGGCTCTGCGTACGTACTCTCGCTTTGACCAGGTTGGCTTCTCCAACTTTGAAACAGACGACTACCTTGTGTGGGTGGCAGTT CTTCTCTACACCCTCCAAGCATGTCTGGGCTACCAAATCGGCAACCTTGCCCAAGGCCTGGCAAACAACGGCATGACGGATGAGCAGCGGATGTCGCTGCTTCCCAGTGACCCAGAATGGGACAGGAGAGTCATCGGTTCCAAGGTCCAGGTGATGGGATGGACCTCCTACTCGACCCTGATGCTGGTCCTCAAGCTGGCCATGTTGTTCTTCTACCTGCGGTTGACG AACGGCCTCGGTCGTCGTTACCGCATGCGCGTGCACGCTGGGTTCGtgctcatcatcgccggctGGCTCGCCTCCGTCCTGGCCGTCTTCGTCGGCTGCATGCCCTTCCACAAATACTGGCagatcaaccccaacccaggcAACAGTTGCCAGCCCGCCATCGCCGGTCCCATCGTCTGGGCTTCCTTCGCCGCGAACGTCACATCCGACATCTACCTTATTATcattccccttcctcttctctggGGTTCCCGCCTCCGTCTGGTCGAGAAGATCGGTTCCACCCTCGTTCTGAGCGCCGGCATCTTTGTCCTCGTTTGCGCCACTTTGAAGACCATCTTTGTCATCACT GACGACGTCAACGGCGCCGAGCTCGCCGGCGCATGGGGCACCCGCGAAGCCTTCGTCGCCGTCGtaaccaccaacctccccatggtcttccccctcttcaaatCCTGGCTCAGACCCCTCTTCGGCTCCACCTCGCAGCGCACCACCGACAACAAGTACAAGACCCCGGAGGGCTTCCGCtccatcggcggcggcggcggcggctccaACTCGCACTCCCAGTTCAGGAGGGGCAACGGGAACACCTCGAATATTTTGACCAATGTCACCTTTACCGAGAGCGAGGAGAGGATCGTGAATGAGATCAAGATGCAGAACATGAAGACTGATGTTTCGGGGGGCGCGAGGAGTATGCATACCAAGGAGGCGGACCACAAGGGGATTGTGGTGTTGACCGAGTTTGATGTGAGTGAGGATGCGAGGAGTGTGCAGAATAGTGaggcgccggcgccggcgaagCCGAAGGAgacttggtga
- a CDS encoding hypothetical protein (CAZy:AA7; COG:C; EggNog:ENOG503NXRX) produces the protein MRWLKSTLVAAASWSVASAQLPEQEDPDFAPTPIEYAVDTLSRAPGCNIADFWRLARQLSPGTEIRYPNTTEFDAATERWSNVGGGVPYVDISVAPETEQDVMKLVRIANNCNVPFLAYNGRHGAITTLGQMNWGISIDLKKLSGVSISGNGQTATVLGGTNSKVLIDHLWAAGKQAVTGTCECVSYMGPALGGGHGWLQGHHGLIADQFVSAKIVTADGQLRTINSNSDLWWALKGAGHNFGIVTSVTIKIFPIVHTNWAITTLMYTGDKVEALYQAANDYLLQNGTQPVDIINWSYWMNIPPIDPTGPVVEFYIIQEGVTAVDTAYTAPFIALGPISVTNNTGTYKDVSSWVGISLDGPPCQKTGAANPRFPLYLPEYNPSAMAEVYEAFKEGTNSSSPFANSLFMFEGYSMQGVKAVDTASTAYAFREDNLLTAPLVQYTPGNAALDAQAQAFGNQLRNILHAGSGRSQKHIYLNYAYGDETKEEMYGHESWRSAKLLQLKDKYDSRRRFNFYGPAA, from the exons ATGCGCTGGCTCAAAAGCACTCTTGTCGCCGCGGCCTCGTGGTCCGTGGCTTCTGCCCAGCTCCCGGAGCAGGAGGACCCAGACTTCGCGCCTACTCCCATCGAGTACGCCGTGGACACCTTGTCCCGCGCTCCGGGATGCAACATTGCTGACTTTTGGCGTCTTGCCCGTCAACTGTCCCCCGGAACCGAGATTCGTtatcccaacaccaccgagtTTGACGCCGCCACCGAGAGATGGTCCAACGTGGGCGGGGGTGTTCCCTACGTTGACATTAGCGTCGCCCCCGAGACTGAGCAGGATGTGATGAAGCTT GTGCGCATTGCCAACAACTGCAATGTTCCCTTCTTGGCCTACAACGGCCGCCATGGTGCCATTACCACCTTGGGCCAGATGAACTGGGGTATTTCCATCGACCTGAAGAAGTTGTCAGGTGTCAGCATCTCGGGCAATGGGCAGACTGCTACTGTCCTCGGTGGCACCAACTCCAAGGTCCTCATCGACCACCTTTGGGCTGCTGGCAAGCAGGCCGTGACCGGTACCTGCGAGTGCGTCAGCTACATGGGTCCCGCTCTCGGCGGCGGCCACGGATGGCTGCAAGGCCACCACGGCCTCATTGCTGATCAGTTTGTCTCGGCCAAGATCGTCACTGCCGATGGCCAGCTCCGCACCATCAACTCCAACTCTGACCTGTGGTGGGCCCTCAAGGGCGCTGGCCACAACTTTGGTATCGTCACTTCTgtcaccatcaagatcttccCCATTGTCCACACCAACTgggccatcaccaccttgatGTACACTGGTGACAAGGTCGAGGCTCTCTACCAGGCCGCCAACGACTACCTCCTCCAGAACGGCACCCAGCCTGttgacatcatcaactgGTCGTACTGGATGAACATTCCCCCCATTGACCCCACCGGCCCCGTTGTTGAGTTTTACATCATCCAGGAGGGTGTCACTGCTGTCGACACTGCCTACACCGCCCCCTTCATTGCTCTCGGCCCCATCTctgtcaccaacaacactggtACCTACAAGGATGTCTCCAGCTGGGTCGGCATCTCCCTCGATGGACCCCCGTGCCAGAAGACCGGTGCTGCCAACCCCCGCTTCCCTCTGTACCTCCCCGAGTACAACCCctccgccatggccgaggTCTACGAGGCCTTCAAGGAGGGCACCAACTCCTCGTCCCCCTTCGCCAACTCCCTCTTCATGTTCGAGGGTTACTCCATGCAGGGTGTCAAGGCTGTCGAtaccgcctccaccgcctaTGCTTTCCGCGAggacaacctcctcactgCTCCTCTTGTGCAGTACACTCCTGGCAATGCCGCTCTTGATGCCCAGGCCCAGGCCTTTGGCAACCAGCTTCGCAACATCCTGCACGCTGGCAGCGGCCGCAGCCAGAAGCACATTTACCTCAACTATGCCTATGGTGatgagaccaaggaggagatgtaCGGCCACGAGAGCTGGAGAAGCGCCAAGCTTTTGCAGTTGAAGGACAAGTACGACTCTAGACGTCGTTTCAACTTCTACGGCCCTGCTGCTTAG
- a CDS encoding hypothetical protein (COG:S; EggNog:ENOG503P0PN) codes for MAAAKMFSKLGNDNFRSMQFSDGRDVHRMKPSYLRGEIPADSQYKGTQARTLHWIALPYFSAEPYSGLEAGAGSASAVPAPTLLQSQFSHVAKSRDLRQAVCGIGNNLQQEVCLHVPQLWCLIFDNALIVTYINLPDKYFPGDYVIKTTGSLDVLAGVSRTKKILVCFGTCVMWSIPLHECQTWFALTSRFSEFWPQKFELLHNKRKITAKDWPAIWDRARHIKNHVKLELYLGYVLGTLIYRSIFRSRVTDLPSARLMAPQRGRLLPDIASKGKGNMQSSTSSAHEDTSTKPGTAGDGGSSSATVETTDGRFTNANGFAIFTCMAGVSTPNSDDSVEDALLEQLVEIRDWLLYMPSFGDAKAYKSCTKDTRASVRRYLEKRAAELSSVESQGRKDQRAQRDFEDKIDIFNAAEIIFAFFLPLDFDGPTVRRYWGAVRTIIGEKREGQHRYQASMYTIRHQLRMQALDLSQLSEILSAAHGADRAQITVPTQIIDAWIHLLLGLASFPRDSDRSERLIGDARRAAAEGANIIITSLSPKSLVENSVILPLEIFSLISLKLIQSAPNVPDSPSNKEQANTYSDVAQIYRNRLDKIGTDISKRPSDRANEENLKLVGEEIQAILQTLLQQYVIFSLLLENANHEIDNTTTFKEKPIVQAAGHSRSMPVFIQSWSRDREPGYRGHQHRETEVRAWEYGREHSKFDMYDNPFAFDLASEDSLFKVKPTDPGGYRKLLLLECHSKTDLLKQEFHQLGASADTTKFRQDKAIYAFTIVTVIFLPLSAISSIFGMNTADIRDMEDSQWIYWATAIPVTLAVILFGLYWMGELGNTFKWVFWSLGSWIFREVAGDREKGREIVDRWFGQTDPVPLGLPSHMQPAYPIGPERRPTYNPERPARSVSSDESVDIRYRRFV; via the exons ATGGCAGCGGCAAAGATGTTCTCAAAGCTAGGGAATGACAACTTTCGGTCGATGCAGTTCTCGGACGGCCGAGATGTACACCGAATGAAGCCATCTTATCTCCGTGGAGAGATCCCAGCAGACAGCCAGTACAAGGGCACACAAGCTCGAACTTTGCACTGGATCGCACTTCCGTATTTCAGCGCTGAACCGTACTCAGGCCTCGAAGCCGGTGCCGGAAGTGCCTCCGCCGTCCCAGCCCCCACCCTGCTACAAAGTCAGTTCTCCCACGTCGCCAAAAGTCGAGATCTAAGACAGGCCGTTTGTGGGATTGGAAATAATCTACAGCAGGAGGTTTGCCTTCACGTCCCACAACTTTGGTGTCTGATATTTGACAATG CGCTCATCGTCACATACATCAACCTGCCGGATAAATATTTCCCTGGTGACTATGTCATCAAGACAACCGGGTCATTGGACGTCCTCGCGGGGGTTTCACGAACCAAGAAGATTCTGGTCTGTTTTGGAACTTGTGTCATGTGGTCAATACCGCTACATGAATGCCAGACATGGTTT GCTTTGACATCTCGTTTCAGCGAGTTCTGGCCTCAGAAGTTCGAGCTCCTTCACAACAAACGAAAGATCACGGCAAAAGACTGGCCGGCAATTTGGGACCGCGCTCGGCATATCAAAAATCATGTTAAGCTGGAACTCTACTTGGGGTACGTGTTAGGGACCTTGATCTACCGTTCTATATTCAGGTCTCGAGTGACTGACTTGCCAAGTGCACGACTTATGGCGCCACAGCGCGGAAGACTACTCCCTGACATTGCGAGTaaagggaaagggaataTGCAGAGCTCAACAAGTTCCGCGCATGAAGACACTTCAACGAAACCCGGTACTGCAGGAGATGGCGGCTCATCCTCTGCAACTGTCGAGACCACCGACGGAAGATTCACCAACGCCAACGGGTTTGCTATCTTTACTTGTATGGCTGGCGTATCGACCCCAAACTCCGATGACAGCGTTGAAGATGCATTACTCGAGCAGCTTGTGGAAATCCGTGATTGGCTGCTCTACATGCCGAGCTTCGGTGACGCGAAAGCCTACAAGTCGTGTACTAAAGATACGCGTGCTTCTGTGCGTCGCTACCTGGAGAAACGGGCGGCGGAGCTTAGTTCTGTCGAGTCGCAAGGTCGAAAAGACCAGCGTGCCCAGCGGGACTTTGAGGACAAGATCGACATCTTCAATGCTGCCGAAATaatctttgccttcttcctccccctagACTTTGATGGGCCGACCGTGAGGAGATATTGGGGGGCTGTCAGGACCATCATCGGA GAGAAACGCGAGGGTCAGCATCGGTACCAAGCTTCCATGTATACCATCCGACATCAGCTGAGAATGCAAGCCTTGGACTTGAGTCAGCTCAGCGAGATTCTCTCTGCCGCCCATGGCGCCGATCGTGCTCAGATCACCGTGCCGACCCAGATTATCGACGCCTGGATCCATCTACTTCTGGGCCTGGCCAGCTTCCCAAGAGACAGTGACCGTTCCGAGCGGCTGATTGGCGATGCGAGGCGAGCTGCAGCAGAGGGCGCCAACATAATCATCACCTCACTCTCCCCCAAGTCTCTCGTTGAGAATTCCGTCATCTTGCCCCTGGAGATATTCTCCTTGATTAGCTTGAAGCTCATACAAAGCGCACCCAATGTACCTGATTCACCCTCGAACAAGGAACAAGCGAACACATACAGCGACGTTGCTCAGATCTACCGCAACCGTCTCGACAAAATT GGAACGGACATATCGAAGAGACCAAGTGACAGGGCCAATGAAGAGAACCTCAAACTCGTCGGTGAGGAAATCCAAGCCATATTGCAGACACTCCTCCAGCAATACGTCATCTTTTCTCTGCTCTTGGAGAATGCGAATCATGAGATCGACAATACTACCACTTTTAAAGAAAAACCAATTGTCCAGGCTGCCGGTCACTCCAGGTCTATGCCGGTGTTCATCCAGTCGTGGAGCCGCGACCGTGAGCCTGGTTATCGAGGTCATCAACACCGAGAGACAGAGGTTCGGGCTTGGGAGTATGGTCGGGAGCATTCAAAGTTCGACATGTACGACAACCCTTTCGCATTTGACCTGGCCAGCGAGGATAGCCTGTTCAAAGTCAAACCGACCGACCCCGGCGGATATCGaaagcttcttcttctcgaatGCCACTCCAAGACTGACCTTTTGAAGCAAGAGTTCCATCAGCTGGGAGCCAG CGCAGACACGACAAAATTCCGACAAGACAAAGCCATCTACGCCTTCACTATTGTCACCGTCATATTTCTCCCCCTAAGCGCCATATCCAGCATCTTTGGCATGAACACGGCCGATATCAGGGACATGGAGGATAGCCAGTGGATCTATTGGGCCACGGCCATCCCGGTGACGCTCGCTGTGATATTGTTCGGTCTTTACTGGATGGGTGAGCTGGGAAATACCTTCAAGTGGGTGTTTTGGAGTTTGGGATCTTGGATATTCCGTGAAGTGGCGGGAGACCGCGAAAAGGGACGGGAGATAGTGGACAGGTGGTTTGGACAGACGGACCCGGTTCCGCTGGGTCTGCCGAGTCATATGCAGCCGGCGTATCCTATCGGTCCGGAACGCAGGCCGACGTATAATCCAGAGAGACCCGCGAGATCAGTTTCTAGTGACGAATCTGTTGATATACGTTATCGCAGGTTTGTGTAG
- a CDS encoding hypothetical protein (EggNog:ENOG503PWW0), with protein MKFTITAAALSLLGLASAAPAEVVAKQAHGATSAQVTNFSVTCGSSSCSYTARAVILPENVAVTFTHTTTGSTIPTNTGFFTSSDPAVFFRINKALSDYRFVLSDAHVVGSAVNLDYFSPGSQWTASSYSGPSSFTLS; from the exons atgaagttcaccatcaccgccgccgccctcagcctcctcggcctcgcctccgccgctCCCGCCGAGGTAGTCGCCAAGCAGGCCCACGGCGCGACCAGTGCTCAAGTCACCAACTTTTCCGTCACCTGcggttcctcctcctgctc CTACACCGCCCGCGCGGTGATCCTCCCCGAGAACGTGGCCGTCACCttcacccacaccaccaccggctccACCATCCCGACCAACACCGGCTTCTTCACCAGCAGCGACCCCGCTGTCTTCTTCCGCATCAACAAGGCGCTCAGCGACTACCGCTTTGTGTTGAGCGACGCTCATGTTGTTGGTTCGGCTGTCAACTTGGATTATTTCAGCCCTGGGTCGCAGTGGACTGCTAGTTCCTACAgcgggccttcttcttttacTCTTTCTTAA
- a CDS encoding hypothetical protein (EggNog:ENOG503P2K1) — protein sequence MEGLPPGMDPSQIPFAPNPSGAPPDFEGGESLTPTVLGTGVTFIIIAGLFVVSRVITGLKKSRKLFADDWLCVIGLIVGIAQWSCLYTSMSKGLGKHSWDVPITALTVEIRLADQLLGSITHFAVKASLVFFFLRLFGTLTWVRMTCYGLLTLTFLAYGSYEVIVLAFCIPRPGEEWGNVVLARCATTAPATIAVNVCAVVADLALFIMPFPIIAGLTLSRPKKKGLLVVFLIGFLVVVTSIVGLVYRVRVSYYTIDPIWDGGNVAITAYMEVFGTVIVACTPALPGLWSNVLSESAFFSSLRSRILGSRSRRTGDSNVSGSMPTARTYPPPTFQNESISKASFRTGSQRELVGDEDGMDEYPLKTIQKTMSVNVSRAENNDGQTGGDGDARRKKSNGGWEELGEGNCESTVKGGNARC from the exons ATGGAAGGACTGCCACCCGGGATGGATCCGTCGCAGATTCCCTTTGCGCCGAACCCAAGCGGAGCACCCCCGGACTTTGAGGGCGGGGAGTCACTCACACCCACCGTTCTCGGTACCGGCGTgaccttcatcatcattgccGGGCTTTTCGTCGTGAGCCGGGTCATCACTGGACTGAAGAAGTCACGGAAGCTATTCGCAGACGACT GGCTTTGCGTGATAGGTCTGATCGTCGGGATCGCACAATGGTCTTGCCTATACACCAGCATGAGCAAGGGCTTGGGGAAGCACTCCTGGGATGTCCCCATCACGGCCCTCACCGTCGAG ATTCGCCTAGCTGACCAGTTGCTCGGCTCCATCACCCACTTCGCAGTGAAGGcctccctcgtcttcttctttttgcgtCTCTTCGGCACCCTGACCTGGGTCCGAATGACCTGCTACGGACTCCTGACCTTGACGTTCCTAGCCTATGGCTCGTACGAGGTCATCGTGCTTGCCTTTTGCATCCCCCGGCCAGGCGAGGAATGGGGCAACGTCGTCCTCGCGAGGTGTGCCACTACTGCCCCTGCCACCATCGCCGTCAATGTCTGCGCCGTGGTGGCCGATCTGGCCCTTTTCATCATgcccttccccatcatcgCCGGGTTGACGTTGAGTCggcccaagaagaagggtttGCTGGTTGTGTTTTTGATTGGGTTCCT CGTCGTGGTCACCAGCATCGTCGGTCTGGTCTACAGAGTCAGGGTATCCTACTACACCATCGATCCCATCTGGGACGGCGGCAATGTAGCCATCACAGC ctACATGGAAGTCTTTGGCACCGTCATCGTGGCCTGCACACCCGCCCTCCCGGGTCTCTGGAGCAACGTCCTCAGCGAATCAGCCTTCTTTTCATCCCTCCGCTCCCGCATTCTGGGGTCTCGCTCCCGCAGGACGGGCGATAGCAATGTCAGTGGCAGCATGCCCACCGCGAGAACGTACCCGCCGCCGACGTTCCAGAACGAGTCAATCTCCAAGGCGTCGTTCAGGACTGGGTCGCAGAGGGAGCTTGTGGGGGACGAGGACGGGATGGATGAGTATCCGTTGAAGACGATCCAGAAGACGATGAGCGTTAATGTGAGCAGGGCTGAGAACAATGATGGCCAGActgggggagatggtgatgcaaggaggaagaagagtaATGGcgggtgggaggagttgggggaggggaactGTGAGAGTACTGTTAAGGGGGGGAATGCGAGGTGTTGA
- a CDS encoding hypothetical protein (EggNog:ENOG503Q4VZ; COG:Q) encodes MLLNTFSTGGETEGFVLSCLSLAIVFTLVNIVTSSRTWLVAHSPISFLKRRARAWLFLFQGPKIIEEEFNKAGPGKPFHIDVPENRYVVVSSWKHIKEIDSAPDHVLSLQAAAKQLLQPKHTMSSFNWMDKRGAEGIPLIRTLRVMLTNHLPEVLPQIRRSMSALMDNEIDSAPKLEDGKTMTPKLYHIIIKAIAHSNALAFFGEDLAKNGKFMKAAMTFIEQTLLIAEILRLLPQFLSEPIGKFLSNKLNSSSVIFDTLLPVAAERVDEYARAKLGQKVPEHKDCMQWIMESAPRNSPWTAERIVYELIALWFGSVHITSTTVCFAIHDLCLHPEYVEPLRKEIEATGWETFEKSGGKCFPLLDSFMKESARITPVESVSTRRMALEPFKLSDGTAVNPGEWIVTAARGMAMDSSVFSKPTDFQGFRFADPAVVAKIDSRPSFSAGDKSSDFTSISDWQLWGTGRCACPGRFYATAVMKAMLGLLIAKYDMQLTDPGAARYFAWRTFIYPFPGTKISLTARE; translated from the exons ATGTTGCTAAACACCTTTTCCACCGGCGGCGAGACCGAGGGGTTCGTGCTTAGTTGCTTATCCCTGGCCATCGTTTTTACACTTGTCAACATCGTCACCTCTTCTCGGACATGGCTTGTGGCCCACTCGCCCATATCTTTCCTCAAAAGACGTGCTCGAGCATGGCTTTTCCTCTTTCAAGGACCCAAGATCATCGAGGAAGAATTCAACAAGGCCGGACCTGGGAAGCCATTCCACATCGACGTCCCCGAGAACCGTTATGTCGTCGTGTCGTCCTGGAAACACATCAAGGAGATCGACTCAGCTCCCGACCATGTGCTCTCTCTTCAGGCCGCAGCCAAGCAGCTGCTTCAACCCAAACACACCATGTCAAGCTTCAACTGGATGGACAAGAGGGGTGCTGAGGGGATTCCACTGATCAGAACCCTTCGCGTCATGCTCACGAACCACTTGCCTGAGGTTCTTCCCCAAATCAGACGTTCAATGAGCGCCCTGATGGACAACGAGATTGATTCGGCCCCCAAGCTtgaggatggaaagaccaTGACGCCAAAGCTCTACCACATCATAATCAAGGCCATCGCACACTCGAATGCTTTGGCGTTCTTTGGCGAGGACTTGGCCAAGAATGGAAAGTTCATGAAGGCGGCCATGACCTTTATTGAGCAGACCTTGCTCATTGCTGAGATCTTGCGGTTGCTGCCCCAGTTTCTGTCCGA gcctatcGGAAAATTCCTTTCCAACAAGCTCAACTCCAGCTCTGTAATCTTTGATACCTTGCTCCCAGTCGCTGCTGAGCGGGTGGACGAGTACGCCAGAGCCAAACTTGGACAGAAGGTACCTGAACAT AAAGACTGCATGCAATGGATCATGGAGAGTGCCCCAAGAAACAGCCCTTGGACGGCCGAAAGGATCGTCTACGAGCTCATTGCCTTGTGGTTTGGATCAGTCCACATTACTTCCACCACCGTCTGCTTCGCCATCCACGACCTCTGCCTCCACCCGGAATACGTCGAGCCCCTCCGCAAAGAGATCGAGGCCACCGGCTGGGAGACGTTCGAGAAGTCAGGCGGCAAAtgcttccccctcctcgacagcttcATGAAAGAATCCGCCAGGATAACACCGGTCGAATCGGTCAGCACCCGCCGCATGGCACTCGAGCCCTTCAAACTATCAGATGGCACAGCCGTCAACCCGGGCGAATGGATCGTCACGGCAGCCCGCGGCATGGCAATGGACTCGTCCGTCTTCTCCAAACCCACCGACTTTCAAGGCTTCCGCTTTGCGGACCCGGCGGTTGTCGCCAAAATCGACAGCCGCCCATCATTCTCGGCAGGTGACAAATCATCTGACTTCACCAGCATATCTGACTGGCAGCTATGGGGCACAGGAAGGTGCGCTTG CCCTGGGCGGTTTTACGCCACGGCAGTCATGAAGGCCATGCTGGGGTTGCTCATCGCAAAATACGATATGCAGCTAACGGACCCAGGGGCGGCGAGGTATTTTGCTTGGCGGACGTTTATTTATCCTTTTCCTGGGACCAAGATTAGCTTGACTGCGCGGGaatga